A region of Saimiri boliviensis isolate mSaiBol1 chromosome 8, mSaiBol1.pri, whole genome shotgun sequence DNA encodes the following proteins:
- the NR1I2 gene encoding nuclear receptor subfamily 1 group I member 2 isoform X3, whose translation MTCEGCKGFFRRAMKRNARLRCPFRKGACEITRKTRRQCQACRLRKCLESGMKKEMIMSDVAVEERRALIKRNKRERIGTQPPETQGLTEVQRMMIRELMDAQMKTFDTTFSHFKNFRLPGVLSSGCEMPESLQAPSREEAAKWSQVRKDLCSLKVSLQLRGEDGSVWNYKPPVDNGGKEIFSMLPHMADMSTYMIKGIINFAKVISYFRDLPIEDQISLLKGATFELCQLRFNTVFNAETGTWECGRLSYCLEDTAGGFQQLLLEPMLKFHYMLKKLQLHEEEYVLMQAISLFSPDRPGVVQHRVVDQLQEQFAITLKAYIECNRPQPAHRFLFLKIMAMLTELRSINAQHTQRLLRIQDIHPFATPLMQELFSITDS comes from the exons ATGACATGTGAAGGATGCAAGGGCTTTTTCAG GAGGGCCATGAAACGCAACGCCCGGCTGAGGTGCCCCTTCCGGAAAGGCGCCTGCGAGATCACCCGGAAGACCCGGCGACAGTGTCAGGCCTGCCGCCTGCGCAAGTGCCTGGAGAGCGGCATGAAGAAGGAGA TGATCATGTCTGACGTGGCTGTGGAGGAGAGGCGGGCCTTGATCAAGAGGAATAAAAGAGAACGAATCGGGACCCAGCCACCGGAAACACAGGGGCTGACGGAAGTGCAGCGGATGATGATCAGGGAGCTGATGGATGCTCAGATGAAAACCTTTGACACTACCTTCTCCCATTTCAAGAATTTCCGG TTGCCAGGGGTGCTTAGCAGTGGCTGTGAGATGCCAGAGTCTCTACAGGCCCCATCAAGGGAAGAAGCTGCCAAGTGGAGCCAGGTCAGGAAAGATCTGTGCTCTCTGAAGGTCTCTCTGCAGCTGCGGGGGGAGGATGGCAGTGTCTGGAACTACAAACCCCCAGTGGACAATGGCGGGAAAGAGATCTTTTCCATGCTGCCCCACATGGCTGACATGTCAACCTACATGATCAAAGGCATCATCAATTTTGCCAAAGTCATCTCCTACTTCAG GGACTTGCCCATTGAGGACCAGATCTCCCTGCTGAAGGGGGCCACTTTTGAGCTGTGCCAACTGAGATTCAACACGGTGTTCAACGCGGAGACTGGGACCTGGGAGTGTGGCCGGCTGTCCTACTGCTTGGAAGACACTGCAG GTGGCTTCCAGCAACTTCTACTGGAGCCCATGCTGAAATTCCACTACATGCTAAAGAAGCTGCAGCTGCATGAGGAGGAGTATGTGCTGATGCAGGccatctctctcttctccccag acCGCCCAGGTGTGGTGCAGCACCGTGTGGTGGACCAGCTGCAGGAGCAATTTGCCATTACCCTGAAGGCCTACATTGAATGCAATCGGCCCCAGCCTGCCCATAG GTTCCTGTTCCTGAAGATCATGGCCATGCTCACTGAGCTCCGCAGTATCAATGCCCAGCACACCCAGCGGCTGCTGCGCATCCAGGACATACACCCCTTTGCTACGCCCCTCATGCAGGAGTTGTTCAGCATCACAGACAGCTGA
- the NR1I2 gene encoding nuclear receptor subfamily 1 group I member 2 isoform X2, whose protein sequence is MLSTPRGPEANLEVRPKESWNHADFVCWRDTESVPGKPTVKADEEVGGPQICRVCGDKATGYHFNVMTCEGCKGFFRRAMKRNARLRCPFRKGACEITRKTRRQCQACRLRKCLESGMKKEMIMSDVAVEERRALIKRNKRERIGTQPPETQGLTEVQRMMIRELMDAQMKTFDTTFSHFKNFRLPGVLSSGCEMPESLQAPSREEAAKWSQVRKDLCSLKVSLQLRGEDGSVWNYKPPVDNGGKEIFSMLPHMADMSTYMIKGIINFAKVISYFRDLPIEDQISLLKGATFELCQLRFNTVFNAETGTWECGRLSYCLEDTAGGFQQLLLEPMLKFHYMLKKLQLHEEEYVLMQAISLFSPDRPGVVQHRVVDQLQEQFAITLKAYIECNRPQPAHRFLFLKIMAMLTELRSINAQHTQRLLRIQDIHPFATPLMQELFSITDS, encoded by the exons TCCAAGAGGCCCAGAAGCAAACCTGGAGGTGAGACCCAAAGAAAGCTGGAACCATGCTGACTTTGTATGCTGGAGGGACACAGAGTCTGTTCCCGGAAAGCCCACTGTCAAGGCAGATGAGGAAGTTGGGGGTCCCCAAATCTGCCGTGTATGTGGGGACAAGGCCACTGGTTATCACTTCAATGTCATGACATGTGAAGGATGCAAGGGCTTTTTCAG GAGGGCCATGAAACGCAACGCCCGGCTGAGGTGCCCCTTCCGGAAAGGCGCCTGCGAGATCACCCGGAAGACCCGGCGACAGTGTCAGGCCTGCCGCCTGCGCAAGTGCCTGGAGAGCGGCATGAAGAAGGAGA TGATCATGTCTGACGTGGCTGTGGAGGAGAGGCGGGCCTTGATCAAGAGGAATAAAAGAGAACGAATCGGGACCCAGCCACCGGAAACACAGGGGCTGACGGAAGTGCAGCGGATGATGATCAGGGAGCTGATGGATGCTCAGATGAAAACCTTTGACACTACCTTCTCCCATTTCAAGAATTTCCGG TTGCCAGGGGTGCTTAGCAGTGGCTGTGAGATGCCAGAGTCTCTACAGGCCCCATCAAGGGAAGAAGCTGCCAAGTGGAGCCAGGTCAGGAAAGATCTGTGCTCTCTGAAGGTCTCTCTGCAGCTGCGGGGGGAGGATGGCAGTGTCTGGAACTACAAACCCCCAGTGGACAATGGCGGGAAAGAGATCTTTTCCATGCTGCCCCACATGGCTGACATGTCAACCTACATGATCAAAGGCATCATCAATTTTGCCAAAGTCATCTCCTACTTCAG GGACTTGCCCATTGAGGACCAGATCTCCCTGCTGAAGGGGGCCACTTTTGAGCTGTGCCAACTGAGATTCAACACGGTGTTCAACGCGGAGACTGGGACCTGGGAGTGTGGCCGGCTGTCCTACTGCTTGGAAGACACTGCAG GTGGCTTCCAGCAACTTCTACTGGAGCCCATGCTGAAATTCCACTACATGCTAAAGAAGCTGCAGCTGCATGAGGAGGAGTATGTGCTGATGCAGGccatctctctcttctccccag acCGCCCAGGTGTGGTGCAGCACCGTGTGGTGGACCAGCTGCAGGAGCAATTTGCCATTACCCTGAAGGCCTACATTGAATGCAATCGGCCCCAGCCTGCCCATAG GTTCCTGTTCCTGAAGATCATGGCCATGCTCACTGAGCTCCGCAGTATCAATGCCCAGCACACCCAGCGGCTGCTGCGCATCCAGGACATACACCCCTTTGCTACGCCCCTCATGCAGGAGTTGTTCAGCATCACAGACAGCTGA
- the NR1I2 gene encoding nuclear receptor subfamily 1 group I member 2 isoform X1, translating to MLSTPRGPEANLEVRPKESWNHADFVCWRDTESVPGKPTVKADEEVGGPQICRVCGDKATGYHFNVMTCEGCKGFFRTSGLGGGNVAPASPKGVCSIASLRAASAGRRAMKRNARLRCPFRKGACEITRKTRRQCQACRLRKCLESGMKKEMIMSDVAVEERRALIKRNKRERIGTQPPETQGLTEVQRMMIRELMDAQMKTFDTTFSHFKNFRLPGVLSSGCEMPESLQAPSREEAAKWSQVRKDLCSLKVSLQLRGEDGSVWNYKPPVDNGGKEIFSMLPHMADMSTYMIKGIINFAKVISYFRDLPIEDQISLLKGATFELCQLRFNTVFNAETGTWECGRLSYCLEDTAGGFQQLLLEPMLKFHYMLKKLQLHEEEYVLMQAISLFSPDRPGVVQHRVVDQLQEQFAITLKAYIECNRPQPAHRFLFLKIMAMLTELRSINAQHTQRLLRIQDIHPFATPLMQELFSITDS from the exons TCCAAGAGGCCCAGAAGCAAACCTGGAGGTGAGACCCAAAGAAAGCTGGAACCATGCTGACTTTGTATGCTGGAGGGACACAGAGTCTGTTCCCGGAAAGCCCACTGTCAAGGCAGATGAGGAAGTTGGGGGTCCCCAAATCTGCCGTGTATGTGGGGACAAGGCCACTGGTTATCACTTCAATGTCATGACATGTGAAGGATGCAAGGGCTTTTTCAG GACTtctgggctgggaggaggaaaTGTTGCACCAGCATCTCCAAAAGGCGTCTGCTCCATTGCCTCTCTGCGCGCTGCCTCTGCCGGCAG GAGGGCCATGAAACGCAACGCCCGGCTGAGGTGCCCCTTCCGGAAAGGCGCCTGCGAGATCACCCGGAAGACCCGGCGACAGTGTCAGGCCTGCCGCCTGCGCAAGTGCCTGGAGAGCGGCATGAAGAAGGAGA TGATCATGTCTGACGTGGCTGTGGAGGAGAGGCGGGCCTTGATCAAGAGGAATAAAAGAGAACGAATCGGGACCCAGCCACCGGAAACACAGGGGCTGACGGAAGTGCAGCGGATGATGATCAGGGAGCTGATGGATGCTCAGATGAAAACCTTTGACACTACCTTCTCCCATTTCAAGAATTTCCGG TTGCCAGGGGTGCTTAGCAGTGGCTGTGAGATGCCAGAGTCTCTACAGGCCCCATCAAGGGAAGAAGCTGCCAAGTGGAGCCAGGTCAGGAAAGATCTGTGCTCTCTGAAGGTCTCTCTGCAGCTGCGGGGGGAGGATGGCAGTGTCTGGAACTACAAACCCCCAGTGGACAATGGCGGGAAAGAGATCTTTTCCATGCTGCCCCACATGGCTGACATGTCAACCTACATGATCAAAGGCATCATCAATTTTGCCAAAGTCATCTCCTACTTCAG GGACTTGCCCATTGAGGACCAGATCTCCCTGCTGAAGGGGGCCACTTTTGAGCTGTGCCAACTGAGATTCAACACGGTGTTCAACGCGGAGACTGGGACCTGGGAGTGTGGCCGGCTGTCCTACTGCTTGGAAGACACTGCAG GTGGCTTCCAGCAACTTCTACTGGAGCCCATGCTGAAATTCCACTACATGCTAAAGAAGCTGCAGCTGCATGAGGAGGAGTATGTGCTGATGCAGGccatctctctcttctccccag acCGCCCAGGTGTGGTGCAGCACCGTGTGGTGGACCAGCTGCAGGAGCAATTTGCCATTACCCTGAAGGCCTACATTGAATGCAATCGGCCCCAGCCTGCCCATAG GTTCCTGTTCCTGAAGATCATGGCCATGCTCACTGAGCTCCGCAGTATCAATGCCCAGCACACCCAGCGGCTGCTGCGCATCCAGGACATACACCCCTTTGCTACGCCCCTCATGCAGGAGTTGTTCAGCATCACAGACAGCTGA
- the NR1I2 gene encoding nuclear receptor subfamily 1 group I member 2 isoform X4: MLSTPRGPEANLEVRPKESWNHADFVCWRDTESVPGKPTVKADEEVGGPQICRVCGDKATGYHFNVMTCEGCKGFFRTSGLGGGNVAPASPKGVCSIASLRAASAGRRAMKRNARLRCPFRKGACEITRKTRRQCQACRLRKCLESGMKKEMIMSDVAVEERRALIKRNKRERIGTQPPETQGLTEVQRMMIRELMDAQMKTFDTTFSHFKNFRLPGVLSSGCEMPESLQAPSREEAAKWSQVRKDLCSLKVSLQLRGEDGSVWNYKPPVDNGGKEIFSMLPHMADMSTYMIKGIINFAKVISYFRDLPIEDQISLLKGATFELCQLRFNTVFNAETGTWECGRLSYCLEDTAGEGFPQGG, from the exons TCCAAGAGGCCCAGAAGCAAACCTGGAGGTGAGACCCAAAGAAAGCTGGAACCATGCTGACTTTGTATGCTGGAGGGACACAGAGTCTGTTCCCGGAAAGCCCACTGTCAAGGCAGATGAGGAAGTTGGGGGTCCCCAAATCTGCCGTGTATGTGGGGACAAGGCCACTGGTTATCACTTCAATGTCATGACATGTGAAGGATGCAAGGGCTTTTTCAG GACTtctgggctgggaggaggaaaTGTTGCACCAGCATCTCCAAAAGGCGTCTGCTCCATTGCCTCTCTGCGCGCTGCCTCTGCCGGCAG GAGGGCCATGAAACGCAACGCCCGGCTGAGGTGCCCCTTCCGGAAAGGCGCCTGCGAGATCACCCGGAAGACCCGGCGACAGTGTCAGGCCTGCCGCCTGCGCAAGTGCCTGGAGAGCGGCATGAAGAAGGAGA TGATCATGTCTGACGTGGCTGTGGAGGAGAGGCGGGCCTTGATCAAGAGGAATAAAAGAGAACGAATCGGGACCCAGCCACCGGAAACACAGGGGCTGACGGAAGTGCAGCGGATGATGATCAGGGAGCTGATGGATGCTCAGATGAAAACCTTTGACACTACCTTCTCCCATTTCAAGAATTTCCGG TTGCCAGGGGTGCTTAGCAGTGGCTGTGAGATGCCAGAGTCTCTACAGGCCCCATCAAGGGAAGAAGCTGCCAAGTGGAGCCAGGTCAGGAAAGATCTGTGCTCTCTGAAGGTCTCTCTGCAGCTGCGGGGGGAGGATGGCAGTGTCTGGAACTACAAACCCCCAGTGGACAATGGCGGGAAAGAGATCTTTTCCATGCTGCCCCACATGGCTGACATGTCAACCTACATGATCAAAGGCATCATCAATTTTGCCAAAGTCATCTCCTACTTCAG GGACTTGCCCATTGAGGACCAGATCTCCCTGCTGAAGGGGGCCACTTTTGAGCTGTGCCAACTGAGATTCAACACGGTGTTCAACGCGGAGACTGGGACCTGGGAGTGTGGCCGGCTGTCCTACTGCTTGGAAGACACTGCAG gTGAAGGCTTCCCCCAGGGTGGCTGA